In Porites lutea chromosome 1, jaPorLute2.1, whole genome shotgun sequence, a single genomic region encodes these proteins:
- the LOC140926112 gene encoding uncharacterized protein, with amino-acid sequence MQKRATSIAEFFPAKRSDQAEQLDGGRATQESSRSSQDPPAPSEAGSDTADSPERPSCSRRPRTQKSSRTEARQFFDQEARAEGTRDGRSADHDDEEDEDGDVESSQDRAFFVADQDVVEESSQSFYRQQDAASLQRDVESVEPYFLLAFAESADRPLAFNFDLFLLDSLSLPRHIVPRDSREEVSNAVLFGNAANAISYCTERLERGWKDTRPAADPTERASRRHTHPKVNKWELFRRHSARLTEALTSGQAPFDANLNRVRLDRFGNIMIWDAPAWSLASPEFTHGFPKRLIVQEHGGFLPGNITVSAKASNLTLRRLAVCDVACLVSQATTAGSGLSRARLLNLRYAAISYQSGSFCPQYLASAMVEFGVNFATFEALSADTLDTLHASLKRGWRQGDDSSSSGEESNEPLISCPESVMQEIGKSSAESSSEAGTSQQPPGDSERTMLCALLARLSSRPGSESSDSEEDHHGETDGENTSTTVGGARAARKKRKTSSVGGRRAKASRVGEATEGREPAGAETTGEPVTAQEEEEANPWGLQDGSVAGLRLDAFPDAETWQDMLTFFRQHQPLRQEEIRTAMPRAGAWQGDPERAQEATSNLIADARRQLLGEKMAALFVICGRDNCNCREDSCALKGGQYWLQEQPRKPCSQDLRCAVCSVFTRHLDLCNLLGRASTSKGALFSRLLASSVAVHQLYDLAVPADLPPGQRVTRKQTVKGILCSMLDVERNRLQCLRRIGELATLVPKLLCVQLSSGRALFWEQLRRVSNTVIGQRGRAAKLAALEAFRRRMPDDSPWKEFLTPD; translated from the exons aCAGTTTTTTGACCAGGAGGCGAGAGCAGAAGGGACACGAGACGGCCGAAG CGCTGACCACgacgatgaagaagatgaagatggtGACGTTGAGTCCTCACAGGACAGGGCCTTCTTCGTGGCGGACCAGGATGTGGTCGAGGAAAGTAGTCAGTCCTTTTATCGACAACAGGACGCGGCTTCCCTCCAAAGGGACGTCGAGAGCGTGGAGCCATATTTCCTCTTGGCATTCGCAGAATCCGCCGACCGGCCTCTAGCTTTCAACTTTGACTTGTTTCTGCTAGACAGCCTGTCGTTGCCAAGGCACATAGTGCCTCGAGATTCGCGGGAGGAGGTGTCCAATGCAGTTTTGTTCGGCAACGCTGCCAACGCTATCAGCTACTGCACCGAGAGACTGGAAAGAGGGTGGAAAGATACGCGTCCTGCCGCTGATCCAACTGAGCGGGCAAGTCGCAGACACACCCACCCAAAGGTGAACAAGTGGGAACTCTTTCGCCGTCACAGCGCACGTTTGACCGAGGCTCTAACCAGCGGACAAGCGCCGTTTGACGCCAATTTAAACCGCGTTCGCTTGGACAG GTTTGGAAATATCATGATCTGGGACGCTCCGGCCTGGAGCCTCGCAAGCCCTGAATTCACGCACGGCTTTCCCAAGCGGCTGATAGTGCAAGAACACGGGGGTTTCTTACCGGGGAACATAACCGTGTCGGCGAAGGCCAGCAATTTGACGCTGAGGCGTTTGGCGGTGTGCGACGTGGCCTGCTTGGTCAGTCAAGCAACGACCGCCGGCTCAGGTCTGAGTAGAGCACGGCTCCTTAACCTCCGCTACGCGGCCATCAGTTACCAGAGTGGGTCATTCTGCCCGCAGTACCTGGCTTCCGCCATGGTAGAGTTTGGCGTAAACTTCGCCACCTTTGAGGCATTATCGGCAGACACCTTGGACACGCTTCACGCCAGCCTCAAGCGGGGTTGGAGACAGGGCGACGACTCCAGCAGTAGCGGCGAGGAATCCAACGAACCTCTCATATCCTGTCCGGAGAGTGTTATGCAGGAGATAGGCAAGTCCAGCGCGGAGTCTTCTTCGGAGGCTGGAACCTCCCAACAGCCACCAGGAGACAGCGAGCGGACAATGCTCTGTGCTCTCCTCGCACGGCTGAGCAGCCGGCCCGGCTCGGAAAGCAGCGACTCAGAGGAGGACCACCATGGGGAGACTGACGGAGAGAACACCTCGACGACAGTGGGTGGCGCACGCGCAGcaaggaagaagagaaagacttcCTCTGTAGGCGGGAGGAGAGCCAAGGCGTCCCGCGTGGGAGAAGCGACGGAGGGCAGGGAACCAG CAGGTGCAGAAACGACAGGCGAACCAGTGACGGCGCAAGAGGAAGAAGAGGCAAATCCCTGGGGCTTGCAGGACGGGTCGGTCGCGGGACTCAGGCTTGACGCCTTCCCAGACGCGGAGACGTGGCAGGACATGTTAACTTTCTTCCGACAACACCAGCCGCTTCGCCAAGAG GAAATACGAACCGCCATGCCCAGGGCAGGCGCTTGGCAAGGAGACCCCGAGAGGGCACAAGAGGCCACTAGCAACCTGATTGCAGACGCACGCCGCCAACTGCTTGGTGAGAAGATGGCAGCCCTCTTCGTCATCTGCGGCCGCGACAACTGTAACTGCCGAGAAGACAGCTGTGCTCTGAAAGGCGGTCAATATTGGCTACAAGAGCAGCCACGAAAACCCTGCTCGCAAGACCTCCGCTGTGCCGTTTGCAGCGTCTTCACACGACACCTGGACCTCTGCAATCTCCTCGGTAGGGCGTCTACTAGCAAGGGCGCTCTCTTCAGTCGACTCCTTGCGAGTTCCGTGGCAGTTCACCAACTGTACGACCTCGCCGTCCCGGCAGACTTACCCCCCGGTCAGAGGGTGACCAGAAAACAGACCGTAAAGGGGATACTGTGCTCTATGTTAGACGTCGAGAGAAATAGGCTACAGTGCCTCAGGCGCATAGGAGAGCTAGCCACGCTGGTGCCTAAACTGCTCTGTGTTCAACTTAGCAGCGGTCGCGCACTCTTCTGGGAACAACTGAGAAGAGTTTCCAACACGGTGATCGGGCAACGCGGTCGAGCGGCAAAACTAGCCGCTCTGGAAGCTTTCCGCAGGAGAATGCCGGACGATTCGCCCTGGAAGGAGTTCTTGACCCCCGATTGA